CCTCTGGGGGTTTCTTTTTTGCTGCCTTTCTTGCTTGTGGTTTGAGTTGCCATTCCAGTTCTCTCCTCTGTCACACTTATTTTGGTAATCAGTCTAACAATTCCGCATGCTGATTGCTTATAAAGTAAACCTGGCGGCGTTGTCAACGAATATTTGCCCGGCCAGGGCCATGCGCCGGTGATCATGCGCCAGGTTCAGCTAAGTCTCTGAAACGCGAAGTACCTGATCAGCGGAATCCGCTACCCAAGTCCGGCCTGCTGTGTGTCGCACAAGCTCACTCTGCTTGACCGGGTGTTCGATGGATTAGTTAGGAAGGCGAGATGGGCGTCTGGATTAGTGTACGACGCGGCAGGAAAAGCTTGGCATGCTTCTAACCCAAGCAGGACAGAGATCAGGAATGCTCACGCAGGATTCGCCGGGTAATGCGGTCGCTATACTTATCTTTCTTGACCGCGATCCGCTGCACGTAGATGCGCGTCGTCGCGGCATTCCGGTGCCCCAACGCGTCTTGTGTGTCGGTGATCGAGCCGCTCTCCTCGGCGATGATCCGCGCGTAGCTGTGCCGCGTCTGGTGCAGATGCACTTCGCCGACTCCGGCTTGCCGCGCATACCGCTTCAGGTTCTTCACGAACGAGTGCGAACTGAGCGCCGCCCCCGGTTTCCCTGCCCGGTCGTGCCGCGTCCACAGCGGCCCATCCGTCTTCAGCACCACCAGCCTCCCGCAGGTAGTCAGGTACTCCAGCAGCGCCGCCCGTAAACCCGGATCGCGCACTTCCCTGCCGATATAGTCACCACCTTTGACCTTGCTGGTGATTACGATTGCATCTTCTTCGAGCCTGAGATTCTTGCCCCTCAAGCCGATCACCTCCTGCCGGCGCATGCCGGTGATCAGGTAAAACAGCAGCAGCGCGTAATCACGCTTGCCGACGATGTCTCCGGCATCGGCTTTGGCTCGCACGACATCAACGATGGCTTGCATCTCGGCGTCGGTCCAGGCCTTGGCGCTCTCGGTCTGGTAAGGCTTGGGGGCCTTCGGCATCGCCAGCCGCACCGGGTTTTGCTTGATCTGCTCTTTAAGAGCCGGCGTGCGCATAGCCCACTCGAAGAAGGAACTGAGAAAGCAGATGCGTGAGTAAATCGTATTTGCGGCGAGGCCTTGCCCTTTGAGCCGCTGCCGCCACTGCTCGACATCGAGGGGCGAAACTTCAGCCGGGTGCTTTCCAACGAAGGCGAAGAACGCGGTGACGACTTTTTGTTTGTACTGTAGGAGCTCATCGCGTCGGTGAGTGGAGGCGGCGGTGACGGCTTCGGCCCACAGGCGTAGGGCATTCTTCAGGGCCACCTGGCGCTCAGCACTAGCCAGAATCAAGTCGTTTTGAGGCGCTTGAGTCATTGCGGAGGCCAGCATAACACAGATTTTGTAAGGTTACAAAAATTTACCCTTTGTGTTCCCTCAGCGCTTTTTCGTGGAATTTTTCTGTTCGTACGGGTAATATCTTGCCGTCCTCAAACATCCCTTATCATTCAGGGAGGAATTCTCTCGATATGCGAATCACTCGCAGGCGGAAGCGCCAAGCCGATCCGTTCGCTTCTCCCCATCGGGTGCGCTCCATCTTTGACCAGCTGAAGGGCGCCTTCCCTCTTTTATCTCCTCTTAGAGAAGAAGATATGATCAAGTTGGCGCGCGCCGTGCGCCACGTCGAGCGCTACTCGGCGTCTGACACCCGCCGGGGCCGTCCCTCGCGTTGGCCGCGGGAGGAGGTCGTGAAGGTGGGTTCGAAGCTCGCTGAGATACTCGACCGTGAAACATCCGGGCGGACCTCTATCGCTACCTTCGTGGATCACTACCTGCGCCTGCTGGACTTCCCTGCCGACGTGCTTGAAGCGCTCAATAGCGGGCGCGTGAATCTGTTCGAGGCCGAGCAGCTGGCCAGGATCAAGCCGGGCCGGCTCGAGCTGTCGCTGGCGGCGGCCAGACGCAAGCGTGCCGAGATCCTTTCGGCCCACCTCCGGAGCCGGGCCTCCGGCGAACGGCTGCGCAGGCGGGTTAACGAGCTACTGGCGCCATCCAAACCGGCAGCGGCCCCTCTGGGCTCGGCAACCGACGCGGTCGGAGGCAACGAGCCGCTGGAAGATTTCGACCCGTACGACAGCACACACCTGTTTTGGGAGCAGATTAAGCAACTGGGATTCGCGTTCCGGGAGATCACGCGTGAGGACCTCACGGACGAAGACATTCAGCAGTTGATAGACGCTTGTGATCCGGTCTGGGATGTACTGCTGCGCATAAAACGCCGCAAGCAACAGCCAAGGCGTACGTCTCTGATCGTTTGATCTATCCGCCAAAGCACTTTCAATCAATCTTCGATAGCTACACCCCT
This DNA window, taken from Blastocatellia bacterium, encodes the following:
- a CDS encoding tyrosine-type recombinase/integrase; translation: MTQAPQNDLILASAERQVALKNALRLWAEAVTAASTHRRDELLQYKQKVVTAFFAFVGKHPAEVSPLDVEQWRQRLKGQGLAANTIYSRICFLSSFFEWAMRTPALKEQIKQNPVRLAMPKAPKPYQTESAKAWTDAEMQAIVDVVRAKADAGDIVGKRDYALLLFYLITGMRRQEVIGLRGKNLRLEEDAIVITSKVKGGDYIGREVRDPGLRAALLEYLTTCGRLVVLKTDGPLWTRHDRAGKPGAALSSHSFVKNLKRYARQAGVGEVHLHQTRHSYARIIAEESGSITDTQDALGHRNAATTRIYVQRIAVKKDKYSDRITRRILREHS